Proteins co-encoded in one Dryobates pubescens isolate bDryPub1 chromosome 4, bDryPub1.pri, whole genome shotgun sequence genomic window:
- the RBM48 gene encoding RNA-binding protein 48 isoform X2, with product MASGDGALGDVCKHHTQLGVCETRAKYREGRRPRAVKVYTINLESRYLLIQGVPALGVMKELVEQFALYGAIEEYHALDEYPAEQFTEVYLLKFQKLQCARVAKKKMDERSFFGSLLHVCYAPEFETVQETREKLQDRRKFVAKATNQRDCFVLKKAEGPKKRVSKHSEHDHPWTTSESPATNSWAPSCFTGCQGVPYSTGHPAGNHHHQSLLTFPHDYNCAETSGYLGHNTSLTQSVHPGGSTPGTSFVQPRAVRIDNGVDRFMPRTTHLQERKRKREEGVLFSLLGTDVDKTEVVFGPQLPEPPKVDMDDDSLNTSATLIRNKLKEVADSLSTTSVEKPESSSSKTLVKQRRRI from the exons ATGGCTTCCGGCGACGGCGCGCTGGGCGATGTCTGCAAGCACCATACGCAGCTGGGGGTCTGCGAGACGCGAGCCAAGTACCGGGAGGGGCGGAGGCCGCGAGCTGTGAAG gTTTATACCATCAACTTGGAATCTCGTTACTTACTAATCCAAGGAGTTCCTGCACTGGGTGTCATGAAGGAATTAGTTGAACAGTTTGCTTTGTATGGTGCCATTGAGGAGTATCATGCTCTAGATGAATACCCAGCAGAGCAATTCACTGAAGTTTATCTTCTAAAATTCCAAAAACTGCAGTGTGCAAG GGTGGCCAAGAAGAAAATGGATGAACGAAGTTTCTTTGGTAGCTTGCTGCATGTGTGCTATGCTCCAGAGTTTGAAACAGTCCAAGAAACCAGGGAGAAGCTGCAGGACAGAAGAAAGTTTGTAGCAAAAGCAACAAATCAAAGAG attgcTTTGTGTTAAAGAAAGCAGAGGGGCCTAAGAAGAGAGTGTCAAAGCACTCTGAGCATGACCATCCATGGACTACATCAGAATCACCTGCAACCAACAgctgggctccatcctgctTTACAGGCTGTCAGGGGGTACCCTACAGCACAGGGCATCCAGCTGggaatcatcatcatcaaagcCTGTTGACTTTTCCCCATGATTACAACTGTGCTGAAACTTCTGGGTACCTGGGTCACAACACATCCCTAACTCAAAGTGTGCACCCAGGAGGAAGTACTCCAGGGACTTCTTTTGTGCAGCCAAGAGCGGTTCGGATCGATAACGGAGTCGATAGGTTCATGCCTCGTACAACCCACCTGCAGGAAcgcaagaggaagagagaagaagggGTCCTGTTTTCCCTCCTTGGGACAGATGTGGACAAGACTGAAGTTGTTTTTGGTCCACAGCTACCAGAACCCCCTAAAGTGGACATGGATGATGATTCACTGAATACTTCAGCAACACTAATTCGAAATAAACTGAAAGAG GTTGCAGATTCTCTTTCAACAACATCTGTGGAAAAGCCAGAAAGTAGCTCATCCAAAACTCTCGTAAAGCAGCGAAGAAGAATATAG
- the RBM48 gene encoding RNA-binding protein 48 isoform X1, with amino-acid sequence MASGDGALGDVCKHHTQLGVCETRAKYREGRRPRAVKVYTINLESRYLLIQGVPALGVMKELVEQFALYGAIEEYHALDEYPAEQFTEVYLLKFQKLQCARVAKKKMDERSFFGSLLHVCYAPEFETVQETREKLQDRRKFVAKATNQRDCFVLKKAEGPKKRVSKHSEHDHPWTTSESPATNSWAPSCFTGCQGVPYSTGHPAGNHHHQSLLTFPHDYNCAETSGYLGHNTSLTQSVHPGGSTPGTSFVQPRAVRIDNGVDRFMPRTTHLQERKRKREEGVLFSLLGTDVDKTEVVFGPQLPEPPKVDMDDDSLNTSATLIRNKLKEVLALQAPVSFISKHIWFSVSSFIANFSWSYWMKVESFAT; translated from the exons ATGGCTTCCGGCGACGGCGCGCTGGGCGATGTCTGCAAGCACCATACGCAGCTGGGGGTCTGCGAGACGCGAGCCAAGTACCGGGAGGGGCGGAGGCCGCGAGCTGTGAAG gTTTATACCATCAACTTGGAATCTCGTTACTTACTAATCCAAGGAGTTCCTGCACTGGGTGTCATGAAGGAATTAGTTGAACAGTTTGCTTTGTATGGTGCCATTGAGGAGTATCATGCTCTAGATGAATACCCAGCAGAGCAATTCACTGAAGTTTATCTTCTAAAATTCCAAAAACTGCAGTGTGCAAG GGTGGCCAAGAAGAAAATGGATGAACGAAGTTTCTTTGGTAGCTTGCTGCATGTGTGCTATGCTCCAGAGTTTGAAACAGTCCAAGAAACCAGGGAGAAGCTGCAGGACAGAAGAAAGTTTGTAGCAAAAGCAACAAATCAAAGAG attgcTTTGTGTTAAAGAAAGCAGAGGGGCCTAAGAAGAGAGTGTCAAAGCACTCTGAGCATGACCATCCATGGACTACATCAGAATCACCTGCAACCAACAgctgggctccatcctgctTTACAGGCTGTCAGGGGGTACCCTACAGCACAGGGCATCCAGCTGggaatcatcatcatcaaagcCTGTTGACTTTTCCCCATGATTACAACTGTGCTGAAACTTCTGGGTACCTGGGTCACAACACATCCCTAACTCAAAGTGTGCACCCAGGAGGAAGTACTCCAGGGACTTCTTTTGTGCAGCCAAGAGCGGTTCGGATCGATAACGGAGTCGATAGGTTCATGCCTCGTACAACCCACCTGCAGGAAcgcaagaggaagagagaagaagggGTCCTGTTTTCCCTCCTTGGGACAGATGTGGACAAGACTGAAGTTGTTTTTGGTCCACAGCTACCAGAACCCCCTAAAGTGGACATGGATGATGATTCACTGAATACTTCAGCAACACTAATTCGAAATAAACTGAAAGAGGTACTGGCTCTGCAAGCTCCGGTTAGTTTCATTTCCAAACACATCTGGTTTAGTGTCTCTAGTTTTATAGCTAACTTCAGCTGGTCATACTGGATGAAGGTTGAATCATTTGCTACTTAA
- the CLXN gene encoding calaxin yields the protein MSKKNLQQLVDSLSRSSKHFTKSEVECLIKLFNTLVAESRNYFAAVGFDCNVLRDVLYRMFGMMDDIMMDRVFHTFDTDNNNRISVEEWVRGLAVFLRGTLEERIKYCFDIYDLNGDGYITRDEMFQLLKNSLLKQPLEEDPDEGIKELVDTALKKMDYDHDGKLSFVDFEKAVRNENLLLEAFGPCLPDIKSIMAFEQKTFQETCKL from the exons ATgagcaagaagaacctgcagcagctggtggacTCGCTGAGCCGGTCCTCCAAACACT TTACTAAAAGCGAGGTGGAATGTCTGATCAAGCTCTTCAACACGCTGGTGGCTGAGTCCAGGAACTACTTTGCTGCGGTCGGTTTTGACTGTAACGTGTTGAGAGATGTCTTGTACAGAATGTTTGGCATGATGGATGACATCATGATGGACAGAG TGTTCCACACGTTTGACACAGACAACAACAACCGCATCAGCGTGGAGGAGTGGGTGAGAGGCTTGGCAGTGTTTCTTCGGGGGACATTGGAAGAAAGGATTAAAT ACTGTTTCGACATTTATGACCTAAATGGTGATGGCTACATTACGAGAGATGAAATGTTTCAACTGCTGAAGAACAGCCTTCTCAAACAACCATTAGAAGAAGATCCTGATGAGGGAATTAAGGAGTTGGTTGACACAGCGCTGAAGAAAATG GACTATGATCATGATGGCAAGCTTTCTTTTGTGGACTTTGAAAAAGCAGTCAGAAATGAAAACCTTCTCCTGGAAGCCTTTGGACCATGTCTGCCAGACATCAAG AGCATTATGGCATTTGAACAGAAAACCTTCCAGGAAACTTGTAAGCTGTAA